In Magnetospirillum sp. XM-1, a single window of DNA contains:
- a CDS encoding bifunctional GNAT family N-acetyltransferase/(deoxy)nucleoside triphosphate pyrophosphohydrolase codes for MAERGCREPGTVWAGHPLLTARLRMRPVADRDLDALVALLGDWDVVRLTAAIPHPYGLDDAKAFVANQEVRRIEGKGVALALERTTDGVLVGIMGFGLERDGTPELGYWIGKDFWGQGYATEAAHRLIRHLFDTLGFERVWAHFHPDNVASKRVLEKVGLTFHYVDSCPMPARGTSVVAPVFHLRRAEWEMARGLRPTLLVVAAALVDGDGRVLMASRPAGKTMAGLWEFPGGKVHEGETPESALVRELEEELGIDVRESCLAPVAFASHDYDTFHLLMPLYLVRVWKGNPAAREGQELRWVRAARLGDLPMPPADIPLVAILREWV; via the coding sequence ATGGCGGAACGGGGTTGCCGGGAACCCGGCACGGTCTGGGCGGGACATCCGCTGCTCACCGCCCGGCTGCGCATGCGCCCCGTGGCCGACCGGGACCTGGACGCCCTGGTGGCGCTGCTGGGCGATTGGGACGTGGTGCGCCTGACCGCCGCCATTCCCCATCCCTACGGCCTGGATGACGCCAAGGCCTTCGTCGCCAACCAGGAAGTCCGCCGCATCGAGGGCAAGGGCGTGGCCCTGGCGCTGGAACGCACCACCGACGGCGTTCTGGTCGGCATCATGGGCTTCGGGCTGGAGCGCGACGGCACGCCCGAGCTGGGCTATTGGATCGGCAAGGATTTCTGGGGCCAGGGCTATGCCACCGAGGCCGCCCACCGCCTGATCCGCCATCTGTTCGACACCCTGGGCTTCGAGCGGGTCTGGGCCCATTTCCATCCCGACAACGTGGCCTCCAAGCGGGTGCTGGAAAAGGTGGGGCTGACCTTCCACTATGTGGATTCCTGCCCCATGCCGGCACGCGGCACCAGCGTCGTCGCCCCGGTCTTCCATCTGCGCCGGGCCGAATGGGAGATGGCCCGCGGCTTGCGCCCCACCCTGCTGGTGGTGGCCGCCGCCCTGGTGGACGGCGACGGCCGCGTGCTGATGGCGTCGCGCCCCGCCGGCAAGACCATGGCCGGCCTGTGGGAGTTCCCCGGCGGCAAGGTCCATGAGGGCGAGACCCCGGAAAGCGCCCTGGTGCGCGAGCTGGAGGAGGAGTTGGGCATCGACGTGCGGGAAAGCTGCCTGGCGCCCGTCGCCTTCGCCTCCCACGATTACGACACCTTCCACCTGCTGATGCCGCTCTATCTGGTGCGGGTGTGGAAGGGCAACCCCGCCGCCCGCGAGGGCCAGGAGTTGCGATGGGTGCGCGCCGCCCGCCTAGGGGATCTGCCCATGCCGCCGGCCGACATCCCGCTGGTCGCCATCCTCCGGGAATGGGTATAA
- a CDS encoding peptidylprolyl isomerase: MKMLFARRPMLALSLAAGLAASPAFAADTVVANVNGSDIKMSQLAEYGRQMGPQAPYEAVLEVAINNQLVYELAKKEKMDADPDVKAALKRVETQLMAQALMQKKVRGAVTDEAIKARYDMAVKNFVPQEEVRARHILVETEEGARSIIADLGRGTDFGELAKSRSTDKGSGQMGGDLGYFVKEAMVPEFSAAAFAMRPGEVSKTPVKSQFGYHIIKVEDKRMASIPPFDQAKPVIARQIAEDIQEKMVVDLREKAKIKRFKPDGSPLEAAKK; encoded by the coding sequence ATGAAGATGCTGTTCGCGCGCCGCCCCATGCTCGCCCTGTCCCTGGCGGCCGGGCTGGCCGCCAGCCCGGCGTTCGCCGCCGACACCGTTGTCGCCAACGTCAACGGTTCTGACATCAAGATGTCGCAGCTGGCCGAATACGGCCGCCAGATGGGCCCCCAGGCCCCCTATGAAGCGGTGCTCGAGGTCGCCATCAACAACCAGCTGGTCTACGAGCTGGCCAAGAAGGAAAAGATGGACGCCGACCCCGACGTCAAGGCGGCGCTGAAGCGGGTCGAGACCCAGCTGATGGCCCAGGCCCTGATGCAGAAGAAGGTGCGCGGCGCCGTCACCGACGAGGCGATCAAGGCCCGCTACGACATGGCGGTGAAGAACTTCGTGCCGCAGGAAGAAGTGCGCGCCCGCCACATCCTGGTGGAAACCGAGGAAGGCGCCCGCTCGATCATCGCCGACCTGGGCCGCGGCACCGATTTCGGCGAACTGGCCAAGAGCCGCTCCACCGACAAGGGTTCGGGCCAGATGGGCGGCGACCTCGGCTACTTCGTCAAGGAAGCCATGGTGCCGGAATTCTCGGCCGCCGCCTTCGCCATGCGCCCCGGCGAGGTCTCCAAGACCCCGGTGAAGAGCCAGTTCGGCTATCACATCATCAAGGTCGAGGACAAGCGCATGGCCTCGATCCCGCCCTTCGACCAGGCCAAGCCCGTGATCGCCCGGCAGATCGCCGAGGACATCCAGGAAAAGATGGTCGTCGATCTGCGTGAAAAGGCCAAGATCAAGCGGTTCAAGCCCGACGGCTCGCCGCTGGAAGCGGCCAAGAAGTAA
- the pgk gene encoding phosphoglycerate kinase, translating into MFRTIDKLDVQGKRVLVRADLNVPAKDGKVTDTTRIDRSAATLIQLAAKGAKVIVLTHFGRPKGREDKYSQKLLVEPLAKAVGKNVAWADDCIGPDAEKLIASMKDGDIALLENVRFHPEEEKNDPAFAKALAALGDAYVNDAFSTAHRAHASTEGLAHLLPAAAGRLMQAELEALGRALEAPEKPVAAIVGGAKVSTKLDLLGNLVSKVDYLIIGGGMANTFLFAQGKAVGKSLCEKDLADTAREIIKKAEAAKCRIVLPTDAVVAGEFAENAANAVVSVDAVPEDKMILDAGPASAEAVVKLLESCKTLVWNGPLGAFEIAPFDKATNAVAQAAAALTAKGKLLTVGGGGDTVSALAKAGVEEKFSYISTAGGAFLEWLEGKELPGVAALHVQPDQVRGTGCGCGAGGVGGCG; encoded by the coding sequence ATGTTCCGGACCATCGACAAGCTGGACGTCCAGGGCAAGCGGGTGCTGGTGCGCGCCGACCTCAACGTTCCTGCCAAGGACGGCAAGGTTACCGACACCACCCGCATCGACCGCTCGGCCGCCACGCTGATCCAGTTGGCCGCCAAGGGCGCCAAGGTCATCGTGCTGACCCATTTCGGCCGCCCCAAGGGGCGCGAGGACAAGTACTCGCAGAAGCTGCTGGTCGAGCCGCTGGCCAAGGCGGTGGGCAAGAATGTGGCCTGGGCCGACGACTGCATCGGGCCGGACGCCGAGAAGCTGATCGCCTCCATGAAGGACGGCGACATCGCCCTGCTGGAAAACGTCCGCTTCCATCCCGAGGAAGAGAAGAACGATCCCGCCTTCGCCAAGGCGCTGGCCGCCCTGGGCGACGCCTATGTCAACGACGCCTTTTCGACCGCGCACCGGGCGCACGCCTCCACCGAGGGTCTGGCGCATCTGCTGCCGGCCGCCGCCGGCCGCCTGATGCAGGCCGAGCTGGAAGCGCTGGGTCGTGCGCTGGAAGCCCCCGAGAAGCCGGTGGCCGCCATCGTCGGTGGCGCCAAGGTTTCCACCAAGCTGGACCTGCTGGGCAACCTGGTGAGCAAGGTGGACTACCTGATCATCGGCGGCGGCATGGCCAACACCTTCCTGTTCGCGCAAGGCAAGGCCGTGGGCAAGTCCCTGTGCGAGAAGGATCTGGCCGACACCGCGCGCGAGATCATCAAGAAGGCCGAGGCGGCCAAGTGCCGCATCGTGCTGCCCACCGACGCGGTGGTGGCGGGCGAGTTCGCCGAGAATGCCGCCAACGCCGTGGTCAGCGTCGATGCCGTGCCCGAGGACAAGATGATCCTCGACGCCGGCCCGGCTTCGGCCGAGGCGGTGGTCAAGCTGCTGGAAAGCTGCAAGACCCTGGTGTGGAACGGCCCGCTGGGCGCCTTCGAGATCGCGCCCTTCGACAAGGCCACCAATGCCGTGGCCCAGGCGGCCGCCGCGCTCACCGCCAAGGGCAAGCTGCTCACCGTGGGCGGTGGCGGCGATACCGTCTCGGCCCTGGCCAAGGCGGGCGTGGAGGAGAAGTTCTCCTACATCTCCACCGCCGGCGGCGCCTTCCTGGAATGGCTGGAAGGCAAGGAGCTGCCCGGCGTGGCCGCCCTGCACGTCCAGCCCGACCAGGTGCGCGGCACCGGTTGCGGCTGCGGCGCCGGCGGCGTCGGCGGCTGCGGCTGA
- the cobM gene encoding precorrin-4 C(11)-methyltransferase → MTVHFIGAGPGAPDLITVRGLNLIRRCPVVLYAGSLVPPEIVAEAKADARVVDTAPLNLDEIVAEIEAAHAKGHDVARVHSGDPSIYGAIAEQMRRLDALGIPYDVTPGVPAFAAAAAALSTELTLPDISQTVILTRTSVRSSAMPNNEDLATLGKSGATLAIHLSVSNLAHVVKELSPLYGADCPVVVAFRVGWPDQSFIRGTLSDIRDKVKAAGLTRTALILVGRVLGGAEFTDSRLYAEDHTHVLRPAKG, encoded by the coding sequence ATGACCGTCCATTTCATCGGCGCCGGTCCCGGCGCTCCCGACCTGATCACGGTGCGGGGGCTGAACCTGATCCGCCGCTGTCCCGTGGTGCTGTACGCCGGCTCGCTGGTGCCGCCCGAGATCGTCGCCGAGGCCAAGGCCGACGCCCGGGTGGTCGACACCGCGCCCTTGAACCTGGACGAGATCGTCGCCGAGATCGAGGCCGCCCACGCCAAGGGCCATGACGTGGCCCGCGTCCATTCCGGCGACCCGTCCATCTACGGCGCCATCGCCGAGCAGATGCGCCGCCTGGATGCGCTGGGCATTCCCTATGACGTGACGCCGGGCGTGCCCGCCTTCGCGGCTGCCGCCGCCGCGCTCTCCACCGAGCTGACCCTGCCCGACATCAGCCAGACGGTGATCCTGACCCGGACGTCGGTGCGTTCGTCGGCCATGCCCAACAACGAGGATCTGGCGACCCTGGGCAAAAGCGGCGCGACGCTGGCCATCCATCTGTCGGTGAGCAACCTGGCCCATGTGGTCAAGGAACTGTCCCCCCTTTACGGCGCGGATTGCCCGGTGGTGGTGGCCTTCCGGGTGGGCTGGCCGGACCAGAGCTTCATCCGGGGCACGCTTTCCGACATCCGCGACAAGGTGAAGGCGGCGGGGCTGACCCGCACCGCGCTCATTCTGGTGGGGCGGGTTCTGGGGGGCGCCGAATTCACCGATTCGCGTCTTTATGCCGAGGACCATACCCACGTCCTGCGTCCCGCGAAGGGATAA
- a CDS encoding SCO family protein → MKFSRSLLALMAVIVVAFVVLGVRLVIWSGQNSEGAKAIPAIGGPFQLTDHNGKAVSDRDFRNRYMLIFFGYTFCPDVCPTTLSTVTAVMEKLGPSYAKKVVPIFVTVDPERDTVAVMKEYVGAFSPDIVGLTGSPDEVAKVAKEFKVYAAKVKGDRPEHYTVDHSAILYLMGPDGKFVAHFTHGISVDDLAAGLKKHVG, encoded by the coding sequence ATGAAGTTCTCGCGCAGCCTGCTGGCCCTGATGGCGGTGATCGTCGTCGCCTTCGTGGTTCTCGGCGTCCGTCTGGTGATCTGGAGCGGCCAGAATTCCGAAGGCGCCAAGGCGATTCCGGCCATCGGCGGACCTTTCCAGCTGACCGACCATAACGGCAAGGCGGTGAGCGACCGCGATTTCCGCAATCGCTACATGCTGATCTTCTTCGGCTACACCTTCTGCCCCGACGTCTGCCCGACCACGCTGTCGACGGTGACGGCGGTGATGGAGAAGCTGGGGCCCAGCTATGCCAAGAAGGTGGTGCCGATCTTCGTCACCGTCGATCCCGAGCGCGACACCGTGGCGGTGATGAAGGAATATGTCGGTGCCTTCTCCCCCGACATCGTCGGCCTGACCGGCAGCCCGGACGAGGTGGCCAAGGTGGCCAAGGAGTTCAAGGTCTACGCCGCCAAGGTCAAGGGCGACCGCCCCGAGCATTACACCGTGGACCATTCGGCCATCCTTTACCTGATGGGACCCGACGGCAAATTCGTGGCCCACTTCACCCACGGCATCTCGGTGGACGATTTGGCGGCGGGGCTGAAGAAGCACGTTGGTTAA
- the cobA gene encoding uroporphyrinogen-III C-methyltransferase: MLDLPFDLPVFEPGSVWLAGAGPGDPGLLTLLALHALKSADVVVHDALVDARILALIPAEAAIESMGKRGGEASARQTDITARLIELARAGKRVLRLKGGDPFVFGRGPEEALALVAAGVPFRIVPGITAGIGGLAYAGIPVTAKETNAAVAFVTGHGPDGEIPDEFDWNALARGAPVLVFYMGLKHLDLLTGRLMAAGRKADEAVAVVCNAATPRQSVLETTLAEAAGAVERAGLKPPALLVVGPVVELRRQLDWWIP, encoded by the coding sequence ATGCTCGACCTGCCTTTCGACCTTCCCGTTTTCGAACCCGGCTCGGTGTGGCTGGCGGGCGCCGGCCCCGGCGATCCCGGCCTGCTGACCCTGCTGGCGCTGCACGCGCTGAAATCCGCCGACGTGGTGGTTCACGACGCCCTGGTCGATGCCCGCATCCTGGCGCTCATTCCCGCCGAAGCCGCAATCGAGTCCATGGGCAAGCGCGGCGGTGAGGCTTCGGCGCGGCAGACCGACATCACGGCGCGGCTGATCGAGCTGGCCCGGGCGGGCAAGAGGGTGCTGCGGCTCAAGGGCGGCGATCCCTTCGTCTTCGGGCGCGGGCCGGAAGAGGCCCTGGCCCTGGTGGCGGCGGGCGTGCCTTTCCGCATCGTGCCGGGCATCACGGCGGGCATCGGCGGGCTGGCCTATGCCGGCATTCCCGTCACCGCCAAGGAGACCAATGCGGCGGTGGCCTTCGTCACCGGCCACGGCCCCGACGGCGAGATCCCCGACGAATTCGACTGGAACGCCCTGGCGCGCGGCGCACCCGTCCTGGTGTTCTACATGGGCCTGAAGCACCTGGACCTTTTGACGGGACGCCTGATGGCGGCGGGCCGCAAGGCGGACGAGGCGGTGGCGGTGGTCTGCAACGCCGCCACGCCCCGCCAAAGCGTGCTGGAGACCACTCTGGCCGAGGCGGCGGGGGCGGTGGAGCGGGCCGGCCTCAAGCCTCCGGCCTTGCTGGTGGTGGGGCCGGTGGTCGAGTTACGCCGCCAGTTGGACTGGTGGATTCCGTGA
- a CDS encoding cobyrinate a,c-diamide synthase → MVKGLIIAAPASGSGKTTLTLGLLRLLAGRGLAVGSAKVGPDYIDPAFHAAASGRACYNLDSWAMRALTLGALAAQAGAGADLLVCEGVMGLFDGAFVPAGQADGSTADLAAMTGWPVALVVDGRGMTGSAAAVLAGFANLRPDVRIRGVIFNRVVGDKHKAAIRAACSIACPDIRLLGFLPPSSGLETPSRHLGLVQAAERADLQAFLDGAAALVERHLDVDGLVALAEPSRLAGGAGTAMVPPLGARIAVARDTAFAFAYPALLEGWREAGAELSFFSPLADQGPDGSADAVYLPGGYPELHAGLLAGNAGFLGGLRHAAARGAVLYGECGGYMVLGRGMEDAQGGRHPMAGLLGLETSFAKRKLHLGYRRATLAADGALGRSGEAFRGHEFHYASILAEEGAPLFAVSDAPGAPLGRAGLAEGRVCGSFVHLIDAAAP, encoded by the coding sequence TTGGTTAAAGGTCTGATCATCGCCGCGCCCGCCTCGGGCAGCGGCAAGACCACCCTGACGCTGGGTCTGTTGCGCCTGCTGGCGGGGCGCGGGCTGGCGGTGGGTTCGGCCAAGGTCGGCCCGGACTATATCGACCCGGCCTTCCACGCCGCCGCCTCGGGGCGGGCCTGCTACAACCTGGATTCCTGGGCCATGCGCGCCCTTACCCTGGGCGCCCTGGCGGCCCAGGCGGGCGCCGGCGCCGACCTGCTGGTCTGCGAAGGCGTGATGGGGCTGTTCGACGGCGCCTTCGTGCCGGCCGGACAGGCCGACGGCAGCACCGCCGATCTGGCGGCCATGACCGGCTGGCCGGTGGCGCTGGTCGTCGACGGCCGGGGCATGACCGGCTCGGCGGCCGCCGTGCTGGCCGGCTTCGCCAATCTCCGGCCCGATGTGCGCATCCGGGGCGTGATCTTCAACCGGGTCGTGGGCGACAAGCACAAGGCGGCCATCCGGGCGGCCTGTTCCATCGCCTGCCCGGACATCCGCCTGCTGGGCTTCCTGCCGCCTTCGTCGGGCCTCGAGACGCCGTCGCGCCATCTGGGGCTGGTCCAGGCGGCCGAGCGCGCCGACCTCCAGGCCTTTCTCGACGGCGCTGCCGCCCTGGTGGAGCGGCATCTGGACGTGGACGGGCTGGTCGCCCTGGCCGAGCCGTCCCGGCTGGCGGGGGGCGCGGGGACCGCCATGGTGCCGCCCTTGGGTGCCCGCATCGCCGTGGCCCGCGACACCGCCTTCGCCTTCGCCTATCCCGCCTTGCTGGAAGGCTGGCGGGAGGCCGGGGCCGAGCTTTCCTTCTTCTCTCCCCTGGCCGACCAGGGACCGGACGGGTCCGCCGACGCGGTCTATCTGCCGGGTGGCTACCCTGAGCTGCATGCCGGCCTGCTGGCGGGCAATGCCGGCTTCCTGGGGGGCTTGCGCCACGCGGCGGCGCGGGGCGCGGTGCTCTATGGCGAGTGCGGCGGCTACATGGTGCTGGGGCGGGGAATGGAGGACGCCCAGGGGGGGCGCCATCCCATGGCCGGGTTGCTGGGCCTGGAAACCTCCTTCGCCAAGCGGAAGCTGCATCTGGGCTATCGCCGGGCCACCCTGGCCGCCGATGGGGCGCTGGGCCGGAGCGGTGAGGCCTTTCGCGGCCACGAATTCCACTACGCCTCCATCCTGGCCGAGGAGGGGGCGCCGCTGTTTGCCGTCTCCGACGCGCCGGGCGCTCCGCTGGGCCGGGCCGGGCTGGCCGAGGGGCGGGTCTGCGGATCCTTCGTCCATCTGATCGACGCGGCTGCCCCTTGA
- the argJ gene encoding bifunctional glutamate N-acetyltransferase/amino-acid acetyltransferase ArgJ, producing the protein MSTAISPLAPKSFPDMPVIKGVRLASHACGVRYAGRTDLLMVEMDKGTAAAGVFTRSLTASAPVEWCRAAVSKGSARALVVNSGNANAFTGSVGVASVKRTVESTASLVGCKESEVYIASTGTIGVRLPDEKITAALSDVRAKLQPGNWLEAAQAIMTTDTYPKGATRTAMIDGTKVIINGIAKGAGMIAPDMATMLSYVFTDAALPSGVLQDLLSKGVDKSFNSITVDSDTSTSDTLMLFATGAARNTVIKDSKDKRLADFKAKLFDLLLDLALQVVKDGEGATKFVTIHVSGAAGKRAARTIGMSIANSPLVKTAIAGEDANWGRVVAAVGKAGEKANRDRLSIRMGGVLVADKGEMAHGYDEAPVTAHFKGQDIVIEVDVGVGKGKATVYTCDLTHAYIDINGSYRT; encoded by the coding sequence ATGAGCACCGCCATCTCCCCGCTTGCGCCCAAGAGCTTCCCCGACATGCCCGTCATCAAAGGCGTCCGGCTGGCCAGCCACGCCTGCGGCGTGCGATATGCCGGGCGCACCGATCTGCTGATGGTCGAGATGGACAAGGGCACGGCCGCCGCCGGCGTCTTCACCCGCTCGCTGACCGCGTCGGCCCCGGTGGAGTGGTGCCGCGCGGCCGTGTCCAAGGGCTCGGCCCGCGCCCTGGTGGTCAATTCCGGCAACGCCAACGCCTTCACCGGCTCGGTGGGCGTCGCCTCGGTCAAGCGCACGGTGGAGTCCACCGCCTCCCTGGTGGGCTGCAAGGAATCCGAGGTCTACATCGCGTCCACCGGCACCATCGGCGTGCGCCTGCCCGACGAGAAGATCACCGCCGCCCTGAGTGACGTGCGCGCCAAGCTCCAGCCCGGCAACTGGCTGGAAGCCGCCCAGGCGATCATGACCACCGACACATACCCCAAGGGCGCCACCCGCACCGCCATGATCGACGGCACCAAGGTGATCATCAACGGCATAGCCAAGGGCGCCGGCATGATCGCGCCCGACATGGCGACCATGCTGTCCTACGTCTTCACCGACGCGGCTCTGCCGTCGGGCGTGCTGCAGGACCTGCTGTCCAAGGGCGTGGACAAGTCGTTCAATTCCATCACCGTGGATTCCGACACGTCGACCAGCGACACCCTGATGCTGTTCGCCACGGGTGCGGCCCGCAACACGGTGATCAAGGATTCCAAGGACAAGCGGCTGGCCGATTTCAAGGCCAAGCTGTTCGACCTGCTGCTCGATCTGGCGCTGCAGGTGGTCAAGGACGGCGAGGGCGCCACCAAGTTCGTCACCATCCACGTGAGCGGTGCCGCCGGCAAGCGGGCGGCGCGCACCATCGGCATGTCCATCGCCAATTCCCCCCTGGTCAAGACCGCCATCGCCGGCGAGGACGCCAATTGGGGCCGCGTGGTGGCCGCGGTCGGCAAGGCGGGCGAGAAGGCCAACCGCGACAGGCTCTCCATCCGCATGGGCGGCGTGCTGGTCGCCGACAAGGGCGAGATGGCCCATGGCTACGACGAGGCGCCGGTGACCGCCCACTTCAAGGGCCAGGACATCGTCATCGAGGTCGATGTGGGCGTGGGCAAGGGCAAGGCGACCGTCTATACTTGCGATCTGACCCACGCATATATCGACATCAACGGGTCCTATCGGACCTGA
- the gap gene encoding type I glyceraldehyde-3-phosphate dehydrogenase, protein MTVRVGINGFGRIGRMVFRAVAKEFPEIEIVGINDLLEPDYLAYMLKYDSVHGRFAGDISVEGSNLIVNGKKVRLTAVKDPAELKWNEVNADIVIESTGLFLDAANAEKHIKAGAKKVLMSAPSKDETPMFVYGVNHEKYAGEKIVSAASCTTNCLAPVAKVLNDNWGIKRGLMTTVHAATATQKTVDGPSSKDWRGGRGILENIIPSSTGAAKAVGKVLPELNKKLTGMAFRVPTSDVSVVDLTVELNKDASYEDICKAMKAASEGALKGVLGYTEDKVVATDFVGCNMPSIFDADAGIALDSTFVKVVTWYDNEYGYTCNMLRFLKHIAK, encoded by the coding sequence ATGACTGTTCGCGTTGGCATCAACGGCTTCGGCCGCATCGGTCGCATGGTGTTCCGCGCCGTGGCGAAGGAATTCCCCGAGATCGAGATCGTCGGCATCAACGACCTCCTCGAGCCCGACTACCTCGCCTACATGCTGAAGTACGATTCGGTGCACGGCCGCTTTGCCGGCGACATCTCGGTGGAAGGCTCGAACCTGATCGTCAACGGCAAGAAGGTCCGCCTCACCGCCGTCAAGGATCCGGCCGAACTGAAGTGGAACGAGGTCAACGCCGATATCGTCATCGAGTCCACCGGCCTGTTCCTGGATGCCGCCAACGCCGAGAAGCACATCAAGGCCGGCGCCAAGAAGGTGCTGATGAGCGCGCCCTCCAAGGACGAAACCCCCATGTTCGTCTATGGCGTGAACCACGAGAAGTATGCCGGCGAGAAGATCGTCTCGGCCGCTTCGTGCACCACCAACTGCCTGGCCCCCGTCGCCAAGGTGCTGAACGACAACTGGGGCATCAAGCGCGGCCTGATGACCACCGTGCACGCCGCCACCGCCACCCAGAAGACCGTTGACGGCCCGTCGTCCAAGGATTGGCGCGGCGGCCGCGGCATCCTGGAAAACATCATCCCGTCGTCCACCGGCGCCGCCAAGGCCGTGGGCAAGGTGCTGCCCGAGCTGAACAAGAAGCTGACCGGCATGGCCTTCCGCGTTCCCACCTCGGACGTCTCGGTGGTCGACCTGACCGTCGAGCTGAACAAGGACGCGTCCTACGAGGACATCTGCAAGGCCATGAAGGCGGCCTCGGAAGGCGCGCTCAAGGGCGTGCTGGGCTACACCGAGGACAAGGTGGTCGCCACCGACTTCGTCGGCTGCAACATGCCGTCGATCTTCGACGCCGACGCCGGCATCGCGCTGGACAGCACCTTCGTCAAGGTCGTCACCTGGTACGACAACGAGTACGGCTACACCTGCAACATGCTGCGCTTCCTGAAGCACATCGCCAAGTAA
- a CDS encoding molybdopterin-binding protein encodes MANAAILVIGNEILSGRTQDSNVAFLGKELAERGITLGEVRIVRDDQTAIVAALDALRASYTYVFTSGGIGPTHDDITSAAVAKAFGVALERDPEAVRRLQSRYGQGELNAARLKMAEIPEGAALIDNPISQAPGFRMGNVFVMAGVPSILRAMFEGIRGTLAEGPPQMSRSLTLSAREGDLAEGLTRIQDRHPQVEVGSYPSFAEGRSLVTIVARGIDAGMLDSVMVQTRALATELGAAIAEG; translated from the coding sequence ATGGCCAATGCGGCGATTCTGGTGATCGGCAATGAGATCCTGTCGGGTCGCACCCAGGATTCCAACGTCGCCTTTCTCGGCAAGGAACTGGCGGAGCGCGGCATCACGCTGGGCGAGGTGCGCATCGTCAGGGACGACCAGACGGCCATCGTCGCCGCCCTGGACGCGCTTCGCGCCTCTTACACCTACGTCTTCACCTCGGGCGGCATCGGCCCCACCCACGACGACATCACCTCGGCGGCGGTGGCCAAGGCCTTCGGTGTGGCGCTGGAGCGCGACCCCGAGGCGGTCCGCCGCCTGCAAAGCCGCTACGGCCAGGGCGAACTCAACGCCGCCCGCCTGAAGATGGCGGAAATCCCCGAAGGCGCCGCGCTGATCGACAACCCCATCAGCCAGGCCCCCGGCTTTCGCATGGGCAACGTCTTCGTCATGGCCGGGGTGCCCTCCATCCTGCGGGCCATGTTCGAGGGCATTCGCGGCACGCTGGCGGAAGGGCCGCCCCAGATGTCGCGCTCGCTCACCCTGTCGGCGCGCGAAGGCGACCTGGCCGAGGGACTGACCCGCATCCAGGACCGCCATCCCCAGGTGGAGGTGGGCTCCTATCCCTCCTTTGCCGAGGGCCGCTCGCTGGTGACCATCGTGGCGCGCGGCATCGATGCCGGAATGCTCGACAGCGTCATGGTCCAGACCCGCGCCCTGGCCACCGAACTGGGCGCCGCAATCGCCGAGGGGTGA
- a CDS encoding sulfite exporter TauE/SafE family protein: MIELLTDLAHAGIGICKVGVDGRENLILGLFVTGLVGSLTHCAGMCGPFVLSQCAARLEAIPLERMTEMRRLAGAALLPYHLGRATTYGALGAVAATFGGILGGAASFRLLAALLLGVAALLLLAMALPGIKALAGRGGESAWARAVGRMAGPLFARPFGLRGWALGIMLGFIPCGLLYAALAAAAAGGNPVAGAFGMLAFWAGTVPMLVLVAAVGQAALSHWRAPLLRAAPALLVLNAGMLGFMAWQLLAS; the protein is encoded by the coding sequence GTGATCGAACTGCTGACCGATCTGGCCCATGCCGGTATCGGCATCTGCAAGGTCGGCGTCGACGGGCGCGAGAACCTGATCCTCGGCCTGTTCGTCACCGGTCTGGTGGGCAGCCTGACCCATTGCGCCGGCATGTGTGGGCCCTTCGTGCTGTCGCAATGCGCGGCAAGGCTCGAAGCCATTCCGCTCGAGCGCATGACCGAGATGCGGCGGCTGGCGGGCGCCGCCCTGCTGCCGTATCATCTGGGGCGCGCTACCACCTATGGTGCGCTGGGCGCCGTGGCGGCGACCTTCGGCGGCATTCTGGGGGGGGCGGCCTCGTTCCGGCTGCTGGCCGCGCTGCTGTTGGGCGTGGCGGCCTTGCTGTTGCTGGCCATGGCCTTGCCCGGGATCAAGGCGCTGGCCGGACGCGGCGGCGAAAGTGCCTGGGCCCGGGCGGTCGGCCGCATGGCCGGGCCGCTGTTCGCGCGCCCCTTCGGGCTGCGCGGCTGGGCGCTGGGGATCATGCTGGGGTTCATTCCCTGCGGCTTGCTGTACGCCGCCCTGGCGGCGGCGGCGGCGGGCGGCAATCCGGTGGCCGGCGCCTTCGGCATGCTGGCCTTCTGGGCCGGAACGGTGCCCATGCTGGTTCTGGTGGCGGCGGTGGGGCAGGCGGCCTTGTCCCATTGGCGGGCCCCGCTGTTGCGGGCGGCGCCCGCCTTGTTGGTTCTGAACGCGGGGATGCTGGGCTTCATGGCCTGGCAGCTTCTTGCTTCCTGA